AGCTAAAAATAATGAGGAAAGAAGCCTTATTCTTAAATCTATTGGCCCGGTTTGGGATGGAAACGAAGTTTGGCTACTTGCCGCGGGAGGCTCATTATATTTAGCTTTTCCTCCACTTTATGCTATTAGTTTTAGTGGTTTTTACTTACCTTTAATGATGGTTGTTTGGCTGTTAATTTTTAGGGCTTGTGGTATTGAATTTCGCATGCACCTTAATAATAGCCTTTGGCAACAATTTTTTGATGCTGTTTTTTCTATTTCTAGCTTGCTTATCACTATATTTTTAGGTGCTGCTTTAGGTAATGTAATTCGTGGTGTTGCAATAGATAAAACTGGTTACTTTTTTGCTCCTCTTTGGACAAATTTTCTTACAGGCGGTAGTCCTGGCATTATAGATTGGTATACTTTACTTACAGCTATATTAGCAACAATTGTTTTAACAACTCATGGTTCACTTTATGTTGTACTTAAAACAGAAAGTGAAATAAATTTACGAACTAGAAAATTAATAAAAATCCTTTGGCCCTTGCAAATAATTCTTTCTATTGTTTACCTAGCAGCAACTTTTTTTATTCGTCCAGAAATTCTTAATAACTATAAAACTTATATTTGGGGCTGGATTTTTCCCTTAATAGTAATAGCTAGTTTAATAGGAATAGTTTTTTATTTAAGCAAAAACAAAGAATTTTTAGCTTTTCTGTCTTCATGTGCTTATATTATTGGTATGTTAGGCGGAGCGGCATTTGCACTTTATCCAAATTTGCTTCCTGCAATTGACCCTACAGCAAGCTTAACGGTTTATAATAGTGCAGCTAGTTTTTATAGCTTAAAGGTTGGTTTTGCTTGGTGGATAGTGGGTTTTTTGTTAGTAACTGTTTATTTTACTTATCTTTACCGCCATTTTGCAGGTAAAGTTACTTTAGATAATGCAAATAGCACTCATTAAGCTTCTTTATCTAAAATTTTCTCTAGAAAACAATAGCTAGTAAATTTAAGGATTTTGCAATTAGGCACAATAGCTTAACTATTATGCCTAATTTAAGAATAAAAATTTTACTCTACAAATTCTATATCTACTTGATTAGGAATGACTCCAGCTTTGTAACCTTCTGCTAATAAAAGTTTTACAGCTTTACGTCCGGCCTCACCATAATCTAAAGTTAGCTCATTAACATACATTCCAACAAATTTATCGGCTAGACTAGCATCTAAATCACGGGCAAATTGTAAGGCATAATCTAAGGCTTCTTTGCGATGATCCAACGAATATTGAATGCTAGCTTTTAACAAATCACTTACTCTTTTGCGTAATGCTGGCTCTAAATCCCGGCGAATTACATTTCCACCTAATGGAAGCGGTAAGCCTGTACGCTCAAACCACCATTCACCCAAATCTACAATTTTATGTAGCCCTGAACGCTCATAAGTAAGTTGTCCTTCATGAATAATTAGCCCTGCTTCAAATTTGCCTGATGAAACTTGGTCTATGATTTGGTCAAATGGGACTACTTCATATTCAAATTCAGACATGTAAAGTCTTAAAGCTAAATAAGCTGTGGTCATTGTTCCAGGAACAGCTATTTTTTGATTTTTTAGCTCTTCTTTAGTGAATGGTTTACGAGCTATTACCATTGGCCCGTAATTATCCCCCATACTTGCCCCTGAAGGTAGCAGTGCATATTTATCAGCTAAATAAGCATAAGCATGAAAAGAAATCGCTGTAACATCATATTCAAGGTTAAATGCAGCGCGGTTTAAGCTCTCAATATCTCTTAAAACATGACTAAATTTTAGTTCTCCAGTGTCAATTTTATCCTTGGCTAAGGCATAAAACATAAATGCGTCATCAGAATCAGGACTATGTGCAACTTTTATTTCCATTATTTTTTTATTCCACCTTAATTAAACTACCATTTCTAACATAGGCTCTACAGGGTTATAAAGCGTATCGCGTTCTACAGCTTGAAAGCCGGCTTCTTGGATTAAATGAACAATTTCATTACGAGAGGCTTCACGCTCAGAAACTTGCCCAGCAGCAAAAGTTATCCTCTCCTCCATTACTGTCCCATCCATATCATTAGCTCCAAAATGTAATGCAACCTGGGCCAAATGCTTACCTAGCATTACCCAATAAGCTTTAATATGGTCAAAATTGTCTAGTAGCAATCTTGAGACAGCTATAGTCTTTAAGCTATCAACTCCTGATGGGCCAGGCAAATGAGAAAGTTCTGTATCTTTAGGATGAAAGGCTAGTGGGATAAGACATTGAAAGGCTTTTGTTGCATCTTGTAATTCTCGTAGTTTGATCAAATGATCTACACGATGATGATAATTTTCAATATGTCCATAAAGCATTGTTGCATTAGAACGTATACCCGCCTGATGAACTTTTCTTGACATATCTATCCAGCGTTTAGCAGAGGTTTTATGCTTACAAATTTTCTTTCTTACTTCTTCGTTAAAAATTTCTGCTCCGCCTCCAGGACAAGAATCTAAACCCGCTTCCCGTAGCCGTCTGATTATTTCTTCGTCTGTTGTGTGAGTTATTCGCTTAAAATGGTCAAGTTCAACCATAGTAAAAGCTTTTAAGTGTAAGCTTGGATAAGCTTTTTTGATAGAAGAAAGAACGTCTAAATAATACTCAAACTTTAATTTAGGATGTAGTCCGCCAACAATATGAACTTCTGTTGCACCTGCTCTGTAAGCTTGTCCTGCCATTTCAACACATTGTTCTACTGTAAAAGTATATGCACCTTCCTGGCCGGGTTTTCGGTAATAAGCACAAAAGGCACAATCCCAATAACAAACATTTGTTGGGTTTAAGTGGCGATTCATATTGTAGTAAGTAACATTACCATGTCGTCTTCGTCTTACTGTGTTGGCAAGTCGGCCCAAGGTAGGCAAATCATCTGTTTCAAAAAGCCTTACTCCATCCTCAAAGCTAAGTCTCTCACCTGCTAACACTTTTTCTTCAATATCTATCAAATTATTTTTATCTCTATCCATAAATAAATTGTTCCTAAAGTCTTAATCTGCGGGTGTTTCTATTTTATGAGTGCAAAGTGATAAGTACAAGCCAGCCTAGCTAATGCCTAGATTTTCATTATTAAAATTATCATAACCATAGAATCTAAGGCATAAATGATCTTTAACAGTAAAAAATATGGTTTTTTAATTTGATTCGGAATTTTATCTTGTTAAATAAAATTTTAACTTTATAATCTGCGGTATGGACAAACTTGATGCACAAATAATTCGCTTATTAATAGCAGATAGTCATATCACCAACAGCAAGTTGGCTAAAAAAATAGGCTTATCTGAATCTGCAACTTTAGAGCGTGTTAAACGCCTAGAGGCAATGCAAGTTATTCGTAGATATACGGTTGAAGTAGATCTGGAAAAAATTGGACACTCTTTAGAAGTATTTATGACTTTTACCTTAAAAAATCAGGACGTTACAGAGCTAGAAAACTTTATGAGCGCAATGCAAAACCTAGATGAAGTGCTAAGTTGCGCTCAAGTATTGGGACGTTTTGATTTTATCGCACACATAGCCGTTAGAGATGTTAAAGATTTGCAAAGCTTTATTAATGAGAAATTAATCCCTTTAGGTTGTATTGCCCGAATGGAATCGCTAACAGTTTTGAAAACCATAAAACGTATTCACCAACCAAACCCATTTGTAGAGGAATAAGAAAATGTTAGAGCAACAAACCATCACAAATAATTTAGTAAATCCACTAATTAACGATTTTGCACAAATAATTAATTCAAAAGCTAACAAAGGCGAGTTAGCTAAAGAAAAAGCCAACGACTTTTTAGAGTTTTTATCAGAAGTTGAACAAAATTTCCTTCAACACTCAATAGTTACAAAAAATGATTATACAAATTGGTTTGAAAAAGGTGAGGTTACTTTAGAAGCATTACGTTATTTTACTATACAATTTTCTGTATTTTCCAATCAGTTTTTAATTGCTCAATTAAAGAAAATGATTAACGCCGAATCTTTAGCAGCAATGAGATCTGCAAAAGAAATTCTTGCTAATGAAATTGGGGTAGTATTTCGTAGCCAATCCCCTAAAAAACAAACAACACTCAATGAAGAAGAAAAAGAACAATTTGGAGATCCTGAACTAGTTAGCACATCTGGAAGCATTGATGGTGGAGTATTTCGCTTTACTGCTGGACATTTTGAATGGCTACTAAATTTTGCTTCTGCTTTAGGTTTAGCTTTTAATGACATAGGCAAACCTCGCCATGCAAATGAGACAACCAAGTTTTTCTGTGATGAACTCTGTCATATTTACGGTAGCGAAGATGCTAATATAGCTGCTGGAGCTAGTTTTGCAATTGAAAACTGGGCAGCAGCAGGTTTTTGGCAACAATTAGTAGATGGATTAGCAATTATTAAGCAAAATCAAATTCCTAAACTACCATTAGCGTTTTTTACCTGGCATAATCGCCTAGAGTCACAACACGCTGGGAACACATTTGCAGAGCTAGAAACAATTTTCTTTGAGCCAAATTTTGACAAGGAAAAATTTTTAACTGGTGGAATAGCAATGCTTAATGCTCTGGAAGTATTTTGGAATGGTTTATTTATAAATGAGTAAGCCTTACGCTTAGTAGCGTAAGTTGCTTGCTTACGCTACTAGCGTTTTCTAAACTATTTTTCTAATTTCTATAAATTAAAACTGTCTGCATAATCAGGAACTACTGTTTTCCAACCAAATTTATCAACAATTTTTTCTTTTAGTGCGTTGGCTGCTGTTTCTTCACCGTGTGTAACAAATATGGTTTTAGGCTTATGTTCAAAGCCTGAGAGCCAGCGCAGAGTTTCTTCATAGTCGGCATGTGCTGATAGGTTGGATATAGACATTATTTTTGCATTTACTGGAATCATTTCCCCATGAATTTTAACTTCTGGCTCACCTTGGAGTATCCGCCAACCCCTTGTCCCATAAGCTTGAAAGCCAACAAATAGAATTGTAGCATCTGGATTTGGTAAGCATTCTTTTAAGTGGTGCAAGATATGTCCACCTGTTGCCATACCTGAACCAGCAATTATTATATAGGGCGCAGATATTCCGGGTCGATCTTTTTCACGATAGCTACCAAAAGCAAAAGAATGAGTGACTAAAGGATTAACATGTTGAGTTATAAGTTCTTGCATTTCCTCATCATGGTCTTCTTTGCCTCGTAAGTATTTTTGTGTAGTTGACTGGGCCATAGGTGAATCTAACCTAACGGGTAAAATAGGAATGCGTTTTTCATCCTCTAATTCACGTAAGTAATAAAGTATTTCTTGAGTTCGCCCTACAGCAAAGGCTGGAATGATAACTGGCCCGCCTCGCTCAACAGCTTGATTAATTACTTCTGCAATTTGATCTTTTGCAGGTGTTTTGTCATGTAATCTATCACCATAGGTTGATTCCACAACTATATAATCAGCCTTAGCAACTGAGGTTGGATCATTTAGAACTGGAACATCATAGCGGCCCAAATCCCCACTAAAAAGCACTGTAGTTTCTCTATCATGTTCATTTATTGTGAAATACACAAAACTAGATCCAAGAATATGTCCAGCAGAAATTAGCCGAAAACTACACTTATCACTTAGCTTAATTGTTTCTTCATAATGAATTGGCTGAAAAAGTTGTAGTGCTGCCCTTGCATCTTTTTCTGTATAAAGTGGTTTAGCAGGATGATGCTTAGAAAAACCTTTTTTATTAGCATAACGCGCATCTTCTTCTTGTAGTCTAGCGGAATCAGGCAATAAGATTTTACAAAGGTCTGTTGTACCTCGGCTAGCATAAACTGGCCCACTATAGCCTAAACTAACTAATTTAGGTAAATAACCGCTATGATCTATATGAGCATGAGTCAAAATAACTGCTGATATATCACTAGGATCTATTGGAGGATTGTCCCAGTTACGTAGTCTAAGCTCTTTTAACCCTTGAAACAGCCCACAATCAATCATAATGTTTAAGCCGCCAACAGATAAAACATATTTAGAGCCGGTTACAGTTTTTGTTGCACCAAAAAATTTAAGTTTTGCCATAACGCTTTACCTTTCTTTGCTATTAAAAGCAAATTTTGCTTTTTATTTAGTGCAATAAACGTGCCAAGTGCTTTGGTGGGGAAATTTCCTCATATAGCTGGAATTTCTTCCTAGGTATCAGGTAATATTGCTGTCTAAAATTTCAACTTTTCGCGCCTTACTTATCAAACACCAAATTAATAATAACAATGTAAGTTTGTCTTGCCCTATTCAATTTTTGAAATATCTAAAAAACATTAATCTTAAGGAGTCGTTGCACTATGCGCATTAAATATGTACTTGTAGCCGTAATTTTTTTGGTCTCTTTATTATCTCTAGTAAACTTAAGTAATAAAGAAACACAATTTAGTTTTAATAAAAACAAATCTTCCATAACACCAACATTTCCAACTACATCTGTTATGGCTAATTCTGGCACAGAGCAAAATAATTCTTCAAAACCTAGCCTTAATGCTAACCAAGGCGAGGAAATTGGTTTTATTTATGAAGCATTTCTTAGACGTCAACAAGAACCCGGAGAAGAAGAAGACACGCCCTCCACAACTCCAAAACAATTTAAGTCTACTGCCCCTTCAGTGCCTAGAAATCAAAGGAAATCACGCGGACATGCAATTTTAAGATTTACTAAAGACCTTAGCAAAGTTTATGTAGATGTAAAAGTTGAAGGGGTAAAGGTTGAAGATGTCACAATGTTTCATATTCACTGCGGAAAACCCGATATGTTAGGGCCAATTTTAGTTGATTTTGCTCTTTCTGGAGACATTCAAAACAATCTTTCTGATGGAATTCTTTCTGTAGAACTTGTAAATGAGGATATAGAAAAAGTTGTTACATCCAAACATAAACATAGCATAGTAGCAGCTTTTACTTTGGGATGTCCTATAGTTCCAGGCACCTCAGACAAAGTAAAAACTATCGCCGGTATGGAGCATATTGCCCGACGTAGTGAGCTTTATTTTAATTTACATACAAAAGGCCAAACATATTTTGGAGATATGAGAGGCCAAATTCATCCAGTAAAAAACTAATCTATAAGCTAAATTTATATCTGCAAAGGAGTTTACTTAATAGTAAACTCCTTTTTACTTTTATTAATTATTATTTGAAAGCTAAAAAGCTAGTGTTTGCAATATGTTACAAACACTAGTCTTTAATTATAAAATTTCTCTATTTTTAGATATTGATACTTTGGGGGATTCTTGAAGGGAGCAAATATTCATAAGGTGAGCGTGTTTTGTTTCGTTCGTTAATTTCTGATTCAATCTTGGATAAATCTTGTTGAAACTCTGCTAAATATTTTTGAATGGTAGGATCTTGGAAATAATTGTCTCCATAATCACCAAGTGTTGTATAGTAAACTGTGCCTAGAGTATAGACTAACTCTAATTGTGACTGTGCTTTATCTAATGAAGGTAACAAGTTTACGTAATCTGTTTGGCTAGCTCCTTTTTGGCTAGCAGGTGTGTAAGCGGCCAAGGGCATAGCAGGCGTAAAAGTCATAAGATCGCCTTGAGGAAAATTTACTGCTGCATGTTGTGCGCTAGCTGTAAAACAAACTAATGTGGCTAAATCAATCAATTCAGTAAGTTTAGTTATGCTGTTATTTGTACCTATATTATTCATTCGACCACCATCATGCGCTACTAGTTCAGCAACCCAAAGTTTTAATTCTTTATCATTTTTTACTTCATCATCAGATTTATAATAATAGCCCAGATAATTGGACATCCAGTTTTTAATAGCATTCCATAAAAGCAAAGCGTCATCTCGATAAGGATAATTTGGCAATATTGTCTGATCATCAACACCTCGTTTTGCTAATGTTTGAGGTAAAGTTACAGTGTTAGCATTTAACAAGTAACTTTGCGCTCCTTTTATAGCAAATACTCGTGATTGATCAATTGAACTAGATAACAATTTATCTACCCCTCCACCTGACGCAATCAATGAGCCTTGTGCCGCATTATTAATTGCTACTGTGCCTTCAAAATGAGGTGTTAATAAAATACTTAATGGATGTTTAACTGATAATTGATTATGAGTAGCTATAACAAATGGCTCTACAAATAAATGTGTGCGTCCTAAATGGCTAACTGCCTCATGAAAGTTACCATCAGCAACTTGGACAATGGTTTTAGCAATCAACCAATCATAACCATCTTGAGGAGTAAAAATTAGTATTTCACTAGTGTAATATGACCTATATTGTATTGCTAGAGGCATTAAAGCTTTTGTAGTCAAAGTTACAGCAAATAAAGCTAATGGGGCATGATTAAATTTTGATCATTTGGAAAACTTCCATTAAGCGCACCTTCAAAAATGCTGTAATCTGCTAAATAAAGTCGTCCTTCTGCTAAAGCTTTTTCTAAGCTGTCGTCTGCTCCCATTACTTGCTTGTATTGTTCTTCAGTAATTTGCAGGCGTTTATCTAACACCTGTAACCGTTCAATCATTACGGGATTAGGCCCGGCTAATCGCATATTTGCAAATTCTGCATCTGTTTCAAAATTTTGGCTAATTTCTGGTAAAGGAATAAATTGGAATAGTTTTTCATAATCCTTCAGACTAGTAGCTTTACCTGATAGCGTCCCCAATTTTATGATTATCCCCATAAGATCATTTAGAGTTTCTTTTGTAATAGAGGTAGCAAAACTTGCTATTACACCCTTTAAAAAACTTTCTAATTTAGTTGGAGATATAGGAAAACCTTGTTTTTTTAGTTCTTGTTCAATAGCTTTTAATAAAGCTTCTTTTGCATCTTTGTTAAGTTCTTGCGAAGTTTCCTTTAATGTAGCTAGTAATTTTTCTACATATCTTGGCACTCCTTTTTCTTCTTCAATACCTATCATAATAGAATTTATCAAAATATTTAGGACTGACTTTGCAACCTTTAAAATCCAGCCTGGACGAGCAGAAAAATCTTCTGTCTTAGGTAAACTATCTAGCATAGCAAGTGGAGGTAAATAAGTGTAATTATATTGGTATTTATCAGTATTTGTTGACATATGATTCCTTTCTGATTAACTATAAAATTTCCCTAGGTAAAGCAAATATACTATAACTAAAATAATTATGGTATTTAATTAAAGCTAGATAGCTTTAAGGTTATTTTAAGTAAAAAACTTCACCGTAATTATTTTTGTGTTTTAATAGGTAAGGCGTATAAGAAGAAAAAATCAGCCAGAGTTTTTGCTAAAAACTTCCAGATTTTGCACTAGTAAGAGTTATTTATTGACCCAAAATAATGTAAATTAAACAAATTAACTAAATTTTCTTAAAAGAACCATTAATAATTTCTTACTGTAGGGAGTAAATTAATTTTTATGGAAAAAGTTTTGTCTAAATTAGAAGAAACACGTGAAAAGGTGTTATCTTTGGTTAATCCAATGACAGAAGAAAAGTTTTCTAATCGGCTTGTACCTGAAATGTGGAGTATAGCTGAAAACATCCATCATTTAACTATTGTTGAAAACAACTATATAGCTTCTATGCAAAAGGCTTTAGAAAATCCTGTGCCTCCAATGAGTGCTTTAAGGCGACTCTTTCAAGTGCCTGGTTGGATGGCAGAAGTTCGTTTAATTAAAGTAAAAGCTCCTAGAATTGCCCAACCTCTTAATCCTCCAGCAAAAAAGGAAACTTTAGATAACTTTAATAAAACTCGTGATTTACTAAAAAAAATATGCAAAGAAGCTGGCTATGATGGTATGTTGAAATTAACTCTTAAACACCCATTTTTTGGAGATATGGACGGAGTAAATACTGTTGTTTTTTTAGGAGCGCATGAAGTTCGCCATCATAAACAAATTTTAGAAACTCTTGATAAAGTTAAGTAGGATAGCTAGTTATCCTACTTAAACTATTCATCAGTTGTAGCGGCTAGATGTTCTAACTCTGTAACTACTCGGTCAAGTTCATCAACAATTACCCCACCGCCAGTTTCTTGAAAAGCTTTTACCATTTCGCGGTAATACCAAAGCGTACCTTCACGCCCACCGCGAAAGCGTTGCCAAACTTTATGACCATGTTGGCGAAAATCTATTAAAACCGACCTTGCATTATGAAGTTTATCAGCCATAGATACCCTACGTACTTCTATAGGTGCAGTAAGAATATGTGCAATATAACGCTCTTTTCTTTCTCTCCAAGGTGGTTTTGGAAATGTGTCTGTATCAGTACAACCAATAACTATTTCTGTGACTCGCTCACCAAAACGCTTTCTTATTTCTTCTTGTGTAGGCAGTCCGCCTTGATCCTCAACTGCATCATGAAGTAAGGCTGCAATTGCCTCATCTTCATTTCCACCTTGCTCTAATACAAGTGCTGCAACCGTAAGTAAATGAGCAACATAAGGAACATTTGTTCCCTTACGTTTTTGTTTTGAGTGTAATTGAGTAGCATAAACTAAAGCTTGTTCAAATCTTTCAGTTAATTGATTTTCGTTATCAGACATAAGTTACCACAAATTTAATTAGTTTAAGAAAAAAGCTAAATTATTAATTGAAGTTAGGCAAAGAATATCATATAACCTTGTCGGCTAAGATAAAAATTTAGTAAAACAGCAAAGAATTTATAAAGTCATTATAAATATGTAAAAACTCATTAGTTTAGGAGTAATAAGATGTCTCTAAATGCTTACTTAGAACTATCTGAAGGTGTTGCACATAAATTCTACGAAGTGGTAGTAAATGGCGTAGAAGTATCTATTCGTTATGGTCGTATAGGCGATCAAGGTCAAAAACAAGTAACCACTTATCCTACAGTAGAAAAAGCCTTAGCAGAAGCAAACAAAAAAATTAATGAAAAGTTAAAAAACGATATGAACGATTCCTTCAAGGTGTAAGGAAAAAACGTGCTGTAACAAGCCGTTCAGCAATGATGCAGCAATATTCTGCTCCAACAACTACTAGCACTAGATCAACTACTTCAACTACCAATCGAGCAAATACTAAACCTTCTGCTAAAGTTCCTGTAAAACAATTACCAATACTATGGAAGTTTGATAGTGGAGCTAGTGCTTTAGGTATTTTTATAGATGAATCGTTATGCTGGGTAGGAAATGAGCAAGGAAATATTATTGCTTTAGACCATTCTTTAGAAGTTCGAGCAAGATTTAAGCTGCCTGATGGAGTTAAAAGCATAGTTGCTGATGATGATTGGCTTTATGCTGGTTGTGATGACGGAAATGTCTATGATTTAAGTGGAAATTCTCCCCGTTTAGCTTATGAAATAGCTGAAAATATTGATATTTACTGGATTGATATTAAAGACGGCATATTAGCAGTATCAGACTCAGAAGGTCGTATCACCATTATTAATCATGAAGATGAATCACAATGGTCAAAGAAAAGCCGAGGTGATAAGGCTTGGATGGTACGATGTGATGAAATAGGTGTTTATCATGGTCATTCTAAAGGAGTAACAATGTATGATTGGGAAGATGGCCGAGAAATTTGGTCACAACCAACAGATGGTTGGATAGGGTTTGGCTGGCAAGAAGAATCTACAGTTTATGCTGCAACTTCTAATGCTAAAGTTTATAGTTTTACCAAAAAAGGAGAGTTAGAAACTATTTATAAATGTGATAACTTTTTATGCTCTTGTGCTACAGCAGAAAATGGTAAGTATGTTTTTGCTGGTGATTCTCAAGGCAATATTTATTGTTTTAACCAAAAAGGGGATCGTCTTTGGAAACTTAACTCAGGTTGTGGAGCAGCACAATCTATGCAATTTTTCCAGGATAAACTTTATATTGTTACTAATTATAATTTTTTAGCCTGTATTGATGTAAGCGAAGCAGCTATTAATTTAGCTCAAACGGGTGTAGTTCCTGAAGCTAAAGCACCAAATCTAACAACTACAACCGTTATTGAAACAACTATTACTACTAGATTAGAAACAACTAGTGATACAACTAAAGGAATTTTAGTTGAGTGCTTTAAGGAAGCTAGCAATTTACGTGTGCGTGTTATCTCACCAGGCTATAATCAAGACTGGAATTGTCAATTTCCTAAAGACATTAGAGAAGAAAACGCTAAGTACTTAGTTGATGAAGTGCGCGAGTCTGCAAGAGGCGGGTTTTATCGCGTATTAGGCAACATTAAGAAAATCTCTAGCTAAAATGGCTAGCGTAATTAATTAGTTAAATATTACTATTATGTAGTATCTAATTAAAATTCTTATAGGGTTAAGTAGTAGATCAACTACTTAACCCTATACTAACATTAACTCATAACATTTTTAAGATTAATTTATATATATTTTATAAAATACTTTATTATTATTTAGTTTATATTAAGGAAATACTAATGTTCACTAAAAAATTATTATTTAGCCTCACATTATTATTATTTAGTTTCTCACTTTCCTTTGGTCAATCAACTAGTGGAACAATTACTGGCCGGATTACCGACGAACAAGGAGCAGCACTTTTAGGAGCAAATGTAACAGTTTATAGCCCTGATCTTGAGTTAACACGTCAAATTACTACAGACAATCAAGGTTACTATCGTATTACTGGCCTGCCTTTTGGACGTTATCAAGTAAAAGCGGAACAAACTGGCTTTATGACAGAATTAAAAATTAATATTGCTGTTAGCGTAGCCCAAGAGAGCATTGTAGACCTTAGTTTACCTATTGGAGAAGTCACAGAAATATTGACTATTCAATCTGATACTTCTGTAATTGAGCGTAATAATTCAACCTTAAGTGGTTTAGTAAATGAAAAAACTATTCGTAGTCTTCCGCTAAATGGTAGAGATATAAGCCAACTGGTACTACTCCAACCAGGTGTTGTGGCTAGTCGTTCTAGTGTAACATCGGCTAATAACGGACGTGGGACACAATTTTCTGTTTCAGGTTCACGGCCAAATCAAAATTTATTTGTTTTAGACGGCACAACAATTAATGACGCGCTAAACACTACTCCAGGAAATGCTCAAGGGCTACTTTTAGGAGTAGAAACCATCAAAGAATTTCGTGTATTAACAAACACTTATGGGGCTGAATATGGCCGTTCTAGTGGTGGGGTGTTTGTTGCTGCAACTAAATCTGGAAGCAACCAATTTCACGGCTCAATATTTAATTTTTTACGTAATGACACGCTAGATGCACGCAATTTTTTTGATAAAGAAAAACCTGAGTTTCGCCGTAATCAATTTGGGGCTACTGTAGGCGGAGCAATTATTAAAAATAGGACATTTTTCTTTGGTAGTTATGAAGGTCTACGTGAATTTAAGGGCATTAGCCGTGTTTCAATTGTTCCTGATGATCAAGCGCGTTTGGGTGTTTTACCTGGTCAGTCAGTAATTAAGGTTGATAGCCGTAGCCAACCGCTAATTAATCTTTTTCCTAGAGCAAATGGAAACAACCTTGGTGATGGCACAGCAGAATTTACTGGGACAACAAACCGAGTTGCTCGAAATGATTTTTTTACTATTCGTTTTGACCATAATTTATCAAAAAGCGATGTTTTTGACTGCACGCTATTTATTTGACGACTCTGATCAGGTTTTACCAAGAAATTTCCCAGAATTTTTTAATCAAGCTGTAAATCGTAAACAAACCTTTACCATTTCTGAACGAAAGATTTTTTCACCAAATATAGTAAATGAACTACGTTTTGGCTTTAACCGTGCTACTCCAGCCGAGTTAGTACCACAAACTAATTCCTCTGTCCAATTAATTGCAGGCCGACAACTAGGAGAAATAACAGTTTCAGGCTTAACTGAAGTAGGAACGGATCGAACTAATCCAAAGCTATTTTTCCTTAATGATTTTCAGCTTTCCA
The window above is part of the Blastocatellia bacterium genome. Proteins encoded here:
- the mqnE gene encoding aminofutalosine synthase MqnE gives rise to the protein MDRDKNNLIDIEEKVLAGERLSFEDGVRLFETDDLPTLGRLANTVRRRRHGNVTYYNMNRHLNPTNVCYWDCAFCAYYRKPGQEGAYTFTVEQCVEMAGQAYRAGATEVHIVGGLHPKLKFEYYLDVLSSIKKAYPSLHLKAFTMVELDHFKRITHTTDEEIIRRLREAGLDSCPGGGAEIFNEEVRKKICKHKTSAKRWIDMSRKVHQAGIRSNATMLYGHIENYHHRVDHLIKLRELQDATKAFQCLIPLAFHPKDTELSHLPGPSGVDSLKTIAVSRLLLDNFDHIKAYWVMLGKHLAQVALHFGANDMDGTVMEERITFAAGQVSEREASRNEIVHLIQEAGFQAVERDTLYNPVEPMLEMVV
- a CDS encoding Lrp/AsnC family transcriptional regulator yields the protein MDKLDAQIIRLLIADSHITNSKLAKKIGLSESATLERVKRLEAMQVIRRYTVEVDLEKIGHSLEVFMTFTLKNQDVTELENFMSAMQNLDEVLSCAQVLGRFDFIAHIAVRDVKDLQSFINEKLIPLGCIARMESLTVLKTIKRIHQPNPFVEE
- a CDS encoding MBL fold metallo-hydrolase — translated: MAKLKFFGATKTVTGSKYVLSVGGLNIMIDCGLFQGLKELRLRNWDNPPIDPSDISAVILTHAHIDHSGYLPKLVSLGYSGPVYASRGTTDLCKILLPDSARLQEEDARYANKKGFSKHHPAKPLYTEKDARAALQLFQPIHYEETIKLSDKCSFRLISAGHILGSSFVYFTINEHDRETTVLFSGDLGRYDVPVLNDPTSVAKADYIVVESTYGDRLHDKTPAKDQIAEVINQAVERGGPVIIPAFAVGRTQEILYYLRELEDEKRIPILPVRLDSPMAQSTTQKYLRGKEDHDEEMQELITQHVNPLVTHSFAFGSYREKDRPGISAPYIIIAGSGMATGGHILHHLKECLPNPDATILFVGFQAYGTRGWRILQGEPEVKIHGEMIPVNAKIMSISNLSAHADYEETLRWLSGFEHKPKTIFVTHGEETAANALKEKIVDKFGWKTVVPDYADSFNL
- a CDS encoding CHRD domain-containing protein — protein: MRIKYVLVAVIFLVSLLSLVNLSNKETQFSFNKNKSSITPTFPTTSVMANSGTEQNNSSKPSLNANQGEEIGFIYEAFLRRQQEPGEEEDTPSTTPKQFKSTAPSVPRNQRKSRGHAILRFTKDLSKVYVDVKVEGVKVEDVTMFHIHCGKPDMLGPILVDFALSGDIQNNLSDGILSVELVNEDIEKVVTSKHKHSIVAAFTLGCPIVPGTSDKVKTIAGMEHIARRSELYFNLHTKGQTYFGDMRGQIHPVKN
- a CDS encoding ABC transporter substrate-binding protein, which codes for MEIKVAHSPDSDDAFMFYALAKDKIDTGELKFSHVLRDIESLNRAAFNLEYDVTAISFHAYAYLADKYALLPSGASMGDNYGPMVIARKPFTKEELKNQKIAVPGTMTTAYLALRLYMSEFEYEVVPFDQIIDQVSSGKFEAGLIIHEGQLTYERSGLHKIVDLGEWWFERTGLPLPLGGNVIRRDLEPALRKRVSDLLKASIQYSLDHRKEALDYALQFARDLDASLADKFVGMYVNELTLDYGEAGRKAVKLLLAEGYKAGVIPNQVDIEFVE
- the cydB gene encoding cytochrome d ubiquinol oxidase subunit II is translated as METVWYIILALMLTAYVIFDGFDFGAGIIHFLVAKNNEERSLILKSIGPVWDGNEVWLLAAGGSLYLAFPPLYAISFSGFYLPLMMVVWLLIFRACGIEFRMHLNNSLWQQFFDAVFSISSLLITIFLGAALGNVIRGVAIDKTGYFFAPLWTNFLTGGSPGIIDWYTLLTAILATIVLTTHGSLYVVLKTESEINLRTRKLIKILWPLQIILSIVYLAATFFIRPEILNNYKTYIWGWIFPLIVIASLIGIVFYLSKNKEFLAFLSSCAYIIGMLGGAAFALYPNLLPAIDPTASLTVYNSAASFYSLKVGFAWWIVGFLLVTVYFTYLYRHFAGKVTLDNANSTH